From Nicotiana tabacum cultivar K326 chromosome 22, ASM71507v2, whole genome shotgun sequence, one genomic window encodes:
- the LOC107785156 gene encoding putative fructokinase-4 — MHHHANISLKPPSSSNSATLTHHHAFLSPNLFPQNPNYVVHPLRKKLRCSNFNCKGLEITVPKLRPNSLNNGDDKFRSVTAVKDVDIATLGNLCIDIVLNVPQLPPKPLDQRKAYMEQLSKSPPDKRYWEAGGNCNVAIAAARLGLHCITIGHVGDEIYGRFLIDVLSDEGISIVGMNEQSEVLNLPSSDYETLLCWVLVDPLQRHGFCSRADFNVDPAFNWMNKLSTEVKMAIRQSKILFCNGYDFDELSPNLLESAIECAVESGTSIFFDPGPRGKSLLAGRPEEKRALGKLLRMSEVLLLTSEEAVSLTGIDDPILAGQELLKNGACTKWVIVKMGPKGSILITKSSITCAPGFKVNIIDTVGCGDSFVAAIAFGFIHDLPLSYTLTLANAVGAATAMGCGAGRNVASLRKVLELLKESNLNEDDKFWDEVLNDKVNTQDLTVLSKLVINGNHQVNRVSVQKVVSELLPKLESAPAKKVAVPSKR, encoded by the exons ATGCATCATCACGCCAACATATCCCTCAAACCACCTTCTTCTTCCAATTCTGCAACCCTTACCCACCACCATGCCTTTTTATCTCCAAACCTATTTCCCCAAAACCCTAATTATGTAGTTCACCCACTCAGGAAGAAGCTTCGTTGTTCCAATTTCAATTGCAAAGGCCTTGAAATTACCGTCCCTAAACTCCGCCCTAACTCTCTCAACAATGGCGATGACAAATTCAGAAGCGTCACTGCTGTCAAAGATGTTGATATTGCCACTCTTGGGAATCTCTGTATCGATATTGTTCTCAATGTCCCTCAATTACCTCCTAAGCCTTTAGACCAGCGCAAGGCTTATATGGAACAGTTATCCAAATCCCCTCCCGATAAG CGGTATTGGGAGGCAGGTGGAAACTGTAATGTGGCTATAGCAGCTGCAAGGCTTGGCCTTCACTGTATCACAATTGGCCATGTTGGCGATGAAATATATGGACGCTTCCTCATTGATGTGCTTAGTGATGAGGGGATTAGTATTGTTGGGATGAATGAGCAGAGTGAAGTACTTAATCTTCCAAGTTCTGACTATGAAACACTACTATGCTGGGTGTTAGTGGACCCTTTGCAGAGACATGGTTTTTGCAG TCGTGCAGATTTTAATGTGGATCCTGCATTCAATTGGATGAACAAACTATCTACTGAGGTAAAGATGGCCATTAGACAATCGAAGATCCTGTTTTGCAATGGTTATGACTTTGATGAGCTCTCCCCGAACCTTCTTGAATCTGCTATTGAGTGTGCTGTTGAATCTGGGACATCTATCTTTTTTGACCCTGGACCACGAGGTAAGAGCCTTCTTGCAGGAAGACCTGAAGAAAAAAGAGCACTTGGCAAGTTGTTGAGGATGAGTGAAGTGCTTCTCCTGACTTCAGAGGAG GCAGTATCTTTAACTGGTATTGATGACCCAATCTTGGCGGGCCAGGAGTTGCTCAAGAATGGAGCTTGTACTAAGTGGGTGATTGTTAAGATGGGCCCGAAGGGTTCAATTTTAATCACCAAATCAAGCATAACTTGTGCACCTGGTTTCAAG GTCAATATTATAGATACTGTGGGCTGTGGAGATAGTTTTGTGGCTGCAATTGCATTTGGCTTCATACATGACTTGCCTTTGAGTTATACGTTAACCCTTGCGAATGCGGTGGGCGCTGCAACTGCTATGGGGTGTGGTGCTGGTAGAAATGTTGCCAGTTTGAGGAAGGTCCTGGAACTATTGAAGGAATCAAATTTGAACGAGGATGATAAGTTTTGGGATGAAGTACTGAATGATAAAGTGAACACTCAGGATTTAACTGTGCTGTCAAAATTGGTTATAAATGGTAACCATCAGGTGAACCGTGTCTCCGTTCAAAAGGTGGTATCAGAACTGCTACCTAAGCTTGAATCTGCACCAGCAAAGAAGGTTGCGGTTCCTTCAAAGAGATGA